The Snodgrassella alvi wkB2 genome window below encodes:
- a CDS encoding carbonic anhydrase, with product MRKNILALCLSLGLATSAMAEQTHWGYQGDNAPENWGNLPDAQTCASGKTQSPIDIFDSKNNKQLPALKFNYQHADIKQIIDNGHSLQFNFDANSTFSYENKTYKLVQFHAHEPAEHTINGIRYPLELHFVHQAADHSNLVIAVFVQEGKENSYFEKLSIFKQLAKNSSENTDILFNPEHIYPKNHSYYRYTGSLTTPPCSEPVTWILFRQPITLSKDEIEEISHYLPKNNNRPVQPLNNRIIENN from the coding sequence ATGAGAAAAAATATTTTAGCTTTATGTCTTAGCCTTGGTCTGGCTACCTCTGCCATGGCAGAACAAACCCACTGGGGTTATCAAGGTGATAATGCACCGGAAAACTGGGGTAACCTGCCTGATGCACAAACTTGTGCATCAGGCAAAACTCAATCTCCGATTGATATTTTTGACAGCAAAAACAATAAGCAATTACCGGCACTGAAATTTAATTATCAACATGCCGATATTAAGCAAATTATTGATAATGGTCATTCACTTCAGTTTAACTTTGATGCAAACAGCACATTTAGCTACGAAAACAAAACATACAAACTGGTTCAGTTTCATGCTCATGAACCGGCTGAGCACACGATTAATGGTATCCGCTATCCGCTGGAATTACATTTTGTTCATCAGGCTGCTGATCACAGTAATCTTGTCATTGCCGTATTTGTACAGGAAGGCAAAGAAAACTCCTACTTTGAAAAATTATCCATATTTAAACAACTTGCCAAAAATAGCAGTGAAAACACCGATATATTATTCAACCCTGAACACATTTATCCGAAAAATCACAGCTACTATCGCTATACCGGTTCACTGACCACTCCACCATGCAGTGAACCGGTAACGTGGATCTTATTCCGTCAGCCGATTACCCTGTCCAAGGATGAAATCGAAGAAATTTCTCATTATCTGCCGAAAAATAACAACCGGCCGGTTCAGCCACTCAATAACCGCATTATTGAAAACAACTAA
- a CDS encoding winged helix-turn-helix domain-containing protein → MNKLYCKDLIRFSDAMSDFSRVIIITELMNGRALSASWLANRLNLSPQATRFHLKKLEDVDLIHHRECGKHHYYEIKNQDTAMFIESTFNIIPPKECLFLSNTNTKEKFKEARTCYKHLAGSWSVALTQSFINNEFIVIQDNFFIVTEHGKNFFKGHKLLINASNTASVGKRCIDFTEHRDHIGGPLGALLLQSMLQQEWFKQNDNNRELTITPKGRKNLNVLLIDK, encoded by the coding sequence GTGAATAAATTATATTGTAAGGATTTAATACGATTTTCAGACGCAATGTCTGATTTCAGTAGAGTTATAATTATCACTGAATTAATGAATGGCAGAGCTCTTTCAGCCTCATGGTTAGCAAATCGACTGAATCTGTCGCCACAGGCTACGCGTTTTCATTTAAAAAAACTAGAAGATGTTGATCTTATCCATCATAGAGAGTGTGGTAAACACCATTACTATGAAATAAAAAATCAAGATACCGCAATGTTTATTGAATCAACTTTTAATATTATTCCCCCGAAAGAGTGTTTATTTTTATCCAATACTAACACTAAAGAAAAATTTAAAGAGGCAAGAACATGTTATAAACATCTAGCCGGTTCATGGTCTGTTGCACTTACGCAGTCATTTATTAATAATGAATTTATTGTTATACAAGATAATTTTTTTATAGTTACTGAACATGGTAAAAATTTTTTTAAAGGACATAAGCTATTAATCAACGCATCTAATACAGCTAGTGTTGGAAAGCGCTGTATAGATTTTACTGAGCATAGGGATCATATTGGTGGTCCATTAGGAGCTTTACTACTTCAATCAATGCTACAACAAGAATGGTTTAAACAAAATGATAATAATCGTGAATTGACAATTACGCCAAAAGGTAGAAAAAATTTAAATGTATTATTAATTGATAAATAG
- a CDS encoding DJ-1/PfpI family protein, with translation MHISIILYPDFETLDVFGPVEIFGKVPDWKMQFYSRHGGLISNRDGVQIATESFNTMPQSEIDTLFIPGGTGARTLILEADYINQLKQLAQKSRYVLTVCTGSALLAKSGLLDGKRATSNKLSFEWVKTSSLRTQWIEKARWVTDGKYYTSSGISAGMDMALAFVQDRAGETVARQIATRIEYRWQQDSQQDEFCLK, from the coding sequence ATGCACATCTCTATTATTCTATATCCTGATTTCGAAACCCTTGATGTTTTTGGACCCGTAGAAATATTTGGAAAAGTTCCAGACTGGAAAATGCAGTTTTATTCCCGTCATGGTGGCCTAATAAGCAATCGAGATGGTGTACAGATTGCTACCGAAAGTTTTAACACGATGCCTCAGTCCGAAATCGATACGCTTTTCATTCCTGGTGGAACAGGAGCCAGAACACTTATCCTCGAAGCTGACTATATCAACCAGCTAAAGCAACTGGCACAAAAAAGCCGGTATGTATTAACAGTATGTACGGGTAGTGCCCTGCTGGCTAAATCGGGATTACTTGATGGAAAACGAGCAACATCCAATAAACTCTCTTTCGAATGGGTAAAAACCTCATCGTTACGAACCCAATGGATAGAAAAAGCCAGATGGGTTACAGATGGCAAATATTACACATCTTCAGGTATTAGTGCAGGTATGGATATGGCCTTAGCCTTTGTGCAAGACAGGGCAGGAGAAACCGTTGCCCGACAAATCGCAACTAGAATCGAATATCGCTGGCAGCAAGACAGCCAGCAAGATGAATTCTGTCTGAAATAA
- a CDS encoding TIGR04141 family sporadically distributed protein, translating to MKKYNLSILMLKENIESAEQAIDNNKNISYRDIPLNSGIGHLYFKSIQLNSPKWVSLFTSVIDDDLDELKNSSASAVFIIKSKNRFFALTFGHGKSLLQNDCYEENFGLRIALNTIDAEKLRNIDCEHLDRITRQERSQTNIETALPNFDIDIEQDLIKAITGKPNDEFLLGKRVYGKDNLKINISFSLEIIMPLLEELESLYQKDTYKENFGWFDNLKEVRDISLVNELNDQLVQKFKENDNLNNILLVIPDIVDWSNINGFRYAPSKQSPLFMDIDYESYKSFLDNKSIDITIETFKKRSIYIEWEGTSGNIKQWSVYKCIYCESSLNKKNYILNSGKWYQIDHNFNEELNKDLSKIPQANLNLPEYEINDRDEDGFNEQKYNSSICEKYKDFYLMDRELIIHGGQNSKVEFCDIYSSIDKRLIHVKYDSGSSNLNHLFSQGYISAELLLFDEKFREKVYRKLNGLYNLNDLENFSQNPNANEYEVIFAIASTKKTRSTELPLFSKISLRNIYKKLTKFGIRTSLKFIKVIK from the coding sequence TTGAAAAAGTATAATCTAAGCATCTTAATGCTAAAAGAAAATATCGAATCAGCCGAACAAGCTATCGATAACAATAAAAATATTTCTTATAGAGATATCCCTCTTAATTCTGGTATAGGTCATTTATATTTTAAATCTATTCAACTAAATTCACCTAAATGGGTTAGTTTATTTACATCAGTAATAGATGATGATCTGGACGAACTAAAGAACTCAAGCGCGTCCGCTGTTTTTATAATTAAAAGTAAAAATAGATTTTTTGCATTGACTTTTGGACATGGAAAATCATTATTACAAAATGATTGCTATGAAGAAAATTTTGGCCTACGTATAGCTTTAAATACAATTGATGCTGAAAAATTGCGTAATATAGATTGTGAACATTTAGATAGAATTACGAGACAAGAACGAAGTCAAACCAATATAGAAACAGCACTACCGAACTTTGATATTGATATTGAACAAGATTTAATTAAAGCTATAACAGGTAAGCCCAATGATGAATTCCTTTTGGGAAAACGAGTATATGGAAAAGATAATCTAAAAATAAATATTTCATTTTCACTCGAAATAATAATGCCTCTTCTCGAAGAACTTGAAAGTCTTTATCAAAAAGATACTTATAAAGAAAATTTTGGTTGGTTCGATAATTTAAAAGAAGTCCGAGATATTTCATTAGTTAATGAGTTAAATGATCAACTTGTGCAGAAATTCAAAGAAAATGATAATTTAAATAATATTTTGTTAGTGATTCCGGATATAGTTGATTGGTCTAACATTAATGGATTCAGATATGCACCATCAAAACAAAGTCCATTATTTATGGACATCGATTATGAAAGTTATAAATCTTTTCTCGACAATAAATCAATAGATATAACAATAGAAACATTCAAAAAAAGGAGTATTTATATTGAATGGGAAGGAACCAGTGGAAATATAAAACAATGGTCAGTATATAAATGTATATATTGTGAATCATCTCTAAATAAGAAGAATTACATTTTAAATAGTGGAAAATGGTATCAAATAGATCATAATTTTAATGAAGAATTAAACAAGGATTTATCTAAAATACCTCAAGCAAATTTAAATTTACCAGAATATGAAATTAACGATAGAGATGAAGATGGGTTTAATGAACAAAAATATAACAGCAGTATTTGCGAAAAATATAAAGATTTCTATTTAATGGATAGAGAATTAATTATACATGGAGGCCAAAATAGTAAAGTTGAATTTTGTGATATTTATTCATCAATAGACAAACGTCTTATTCATGTAAAATATGATAGTGGTTCTAGCAATCTAAATCATTTATTTTCGCAAGGGTATATATCAGCTGAGTTATTATTATTTGACGAGAAATTTCGTGAAAAAGTTTATCGTAAACTAAATGGCTTATATAATTTAAATGATTTAGAAAATTTTAGTCAAAATCCTAATGCTAATGAGTATGAAGTTATTTTTGCCATTGCTAGTACTAAAAAGACTAGATCTACAGAATTACCACTATTTAGTAAAATTAGTCTACGAAATATTTATAAAAAACTTACAAAATTCGGAATAAGAACCAGCTTGAAATTTATTAAGGTAATAAAGTAA
- a CDS encoding pyridoxal phosphate-dependent aspartate aminotransferase family protein encodes MPAFRKVLQFDVFGIHTPVLYAIAVYLADASHYEKLGCFFQQKCDFMLAGLRYSRFEVYVPQGIYFRVLNYGDVSTAPENEFVRKLVITHRVTMVLLAAFYHDGLSQ; translated from the coding sequence ATGCCAGCGTTTCGCAAGGTTCTTCAGTTTGATGTATTTGGTATCCATACGCCTGTACTGTATGCTATTGCTGTTTATCTGGCAGATGCTTCACATTATGAAAAGTTAGGCTGCTTTTTTCAGCAAAAATGCGATTTTATGCTGGCTGGTTTGCGTTATTCACGTTTTGAGGTTTATGTGCCTCAGGGAATATATTTTAGGGTACTCAATTACGGAGATGTCAGCACTGCGCCAGAAAATGAATTTGTGCGGAAATTGGTGATTACACATCGGGTAACTATGGTACTGCTGGCGGCATTTTATCATGATGGATTAAGCCAGTAG
- a CDS encoding AI-2E family transporter codes for MLLDEQQKIGLFFVVLYSVFFIIFMEIHLMSGVISGLLTYTLTQKLEDFLAKKMHRWGNKAKLFSVLLLSLLIMAVLISGFGYLVSWVISVAKDPQQTLTHIQSLFNSIASSLPKELNKYIPDNLIELRTNALNFIKEHVLYLQSVVKQLFHSLLIIIIGMVIGLIAGYQQNKRNITETHSSSTIYMQALKEGLNRLVLVFQYVAFSQVVISFFNTILTAIFLLIILPLFGIHLPFSKSLILATFVLGLIPIIGNLIVNTIMCLVAFTISFWMAVIVLLYLIIIHKIEYILNAKIIGNKIHAGICELLIAMVLSESLFGVIGLIFAPIFYAFLKLSLKQLKII; via the coding sequence ATGCTTTTAGATGAGCAACAAAAAATAGGACTGTTTTTTGTAGTATTGTATTCTGTCTTTTTTATCATATTTATGGAAATACACTTAATGTCCGGTGTTATTTCCGGCTTACTCACCTATACCCTGACACAGAAACTCGAAGATTTTCTGGCAAAAAAAATGCATCGCTGGGGCAATAAAGCCAAACTTTTTTCCGTATTATTACTTTCACTGCTCATTATGGCAGTACTCATTAGCGGCTTTGGTTACCTGGTTAGCTGGGTAATCAGCGTAGCCAAAGATCCGCAACAAACCCTTACTCATATTCAAAGCTTATTTAACAGCATTGCCAGCTCACTGCCCAAAGAACTAAATAAATATATTCCTGATAATCTGATTGAATTGCGAACCAATGCACTAAACTTTATCAAAGAGCATGTTCTATATCTTCAGTCAGTAGTTAAGCAATTATTTCATTCATTGCTAATCATCATCATTGGTATGGTTATCGGTTTGATTGCCGGCTATCAGCAGAACAAACGCAATATCACTGAAACCCATTCCTCATCAACAATTTATATGCAGGCACTCAAAGAGGGGTTAAATCGTCTGGTACTGGTATTTCAATATGTTGCCTTCTCACAGGTAGTGATATCCTTTTTTAATACCATCCTGACTGCTATTTTCCTCCTTATCATATTACCTTTATTCGGTATTCATCTGCCTTTCAGCAAAAGCCTGATACTGGCTACTTTCGTTCTTGGACTGATCCCCATTATTGGCAACCTCATAGTCAATACTATTATGTGTCTGGTTGCATTTACTATTTCCTTCTGGATGGCGGTAATTGTCCTGTTATATCTAATTATCATCCATAAAATCGAATATATACTCAATGCCAAAATAATTGGTAACAAAATCCACGCCGGCATTTGCGAACTGCTGATTGCAATGGTATTGTCTGAAAGCTTATTTGGCGTAATCGGATTGATTTTTGCGCCTATCTTTTATGCTTTCCTGAAACTGTCTTTAAAACAACTCAAAATCATTTAA
- the ppk2 gene encoding polyphosphate kinase 2: protein MTANQQQSETKIPDTEQGESQNNTCPNKSTKHNQDKNTKHKKLSQKKYYKELEKLQGEMVALQEWVKASGQKVCIIFEGRDGAGKGGAIKAVTERVSPRIFQTIALPAPSERQKSQMYMQRYIPHLPAAGEVVIFDRSWYNRAGVERVMGFCTEEESKEFLEVIPFMEKAIVNSGIILLKYWLEVSMEEQHRRMLGRINDPRKIWKLSPMDIKSYSRWYDYSRARDEMIMATDTSWAPWYVVDSNDKKKARLNIIKHILSEIPYKKTPRKKVELPKRQDKGDYQEPNYPYRYIPEEY, encoded by the coding sequence ATGACTGCAAACCAGCAGCAATCTGAAACCAAAATACCTGATACTGAGCAGGGAGAAAGCCAGAATAACACTTGTCCGAATAAAAGTACTAAACATAATCAAGATAAAAATACCAAACATAAAAAACTATCCCAAAAGAAATACTACAAAGAGCTGGAAAAACTTCAGGGTGAAATGGTTGCCCTGCAAGAATGGGTAAAAGCCTCCGGACAAAAAGTATGTATTATTTTTGAAGGTCGCGACGGAGCAGGTAAGGGTGGTGCAATTAAAGCTGTTACTGAAAGAGTCAGCCCTCGTATTTTTCAAACTATTGCCTTGCCGGCACCAAGTGAACGCCAAAAGTCACAAATGTACATGCAGCGCTATATTCCTCATTTACCTGCGGCTGGAGAAGTCGTTATTTTCGACCGTAGCTGGTATAACCGTGCAGGTGTAGAACGCGTGATGGGATTCTGTACCGAAGAAGAAAGTAAGGAATTTCTCGAAGTTATTCCATTTATGGAAAAAGCTATAGTTAATTCCGGTATCATCCTGCTTAAATACTGGCTTGAAGTGAGTATGGAAGAACAGCATAGACGTATGCTTGGTCGAATTAACGACCCGCGTAAAATCTGGAAGCTTTCTCCCATGGATATCAAGTCCTACAGTCGCTGGTATGATTACTCCCGGGCTCGTGATGAAATGATCATGGCGACTGATACCTCATGGGCACCGTGGTACGTGGTTGATTCTAATGATAAAAAGAAAGCGCGTCTGAATATCATTAAACATATATTGAGTGAAATTCCGTATAAAAAGACACCACGGAAAAAGGTCGAATTACCAAAACGTCAGGATAAGGGTGATTATCAGGAACCTAATTATCCTTATCGTTATATACCAGAAGAATATTAA
- a CDS encoding 16S rRNA (uracil(1498)-N(3))-methyltransferase, giving the protein MPRFYLPPSVLVSDAFSLPDTAARHVQVLRYQPGEVIELFDGLGKVYQAEITSMGKKNVDVLIRESTDINLESPLNITLMQSISSSDRMDLTIQKAVELGVTMIQPVLTERSSQRLSGERAMKKLERWLDIAIGACEQCGRTVVPQIQPITGLSDALCALGVDDLKLLMSLNQPRALNQFTQPQAVVLLVGPEGGLSQAEEELAINHGFNAISTGPRVLRTETASLAAIAAMQLLWGDFRG; this is encoded by the coding sequence ATGCCACGTTTTTATTTACCGCCCAGTGTTTTAGTTTCAGATGCATTCTCTTTACCTGATACGGCTGCTCGCCATGTACAGGTGTTACGCTACCAGCCAGGTGAGGTAATTGAGCTTTTTGATGGGCTTGGAAAGGTCTATCAGGCTGAAATTACGTCAATGGGTAAGAAAAATGTGGATGTACTGATTCGTGAAAGTACAGATATTAATTTAGAGTCACCATTAAATATTACGTTGATGCAATCCATATCAAGTAGTGATCGTATGGATTTAACTATTCAAAAAGCTGTGGAGCTGGGCGTAACTATGATTCAGCCAGTACTGACGGAACGCAGTAGCCAGCGCTTAAGTGGCGAACGGGCAATGAAAAAACTTGAGCGCTGGCTGGATATTGCTATTGGTGCCTGTGAACAATGCGGCAGAACGGTAGTACCTCAAATTCAACCGATAACGGGATTGTCAGATGCATTGTGTGCTCTGGGTGTGGATGATTTAAAACTGCTGATGAGTTTAAACCAGCCCCGAGCATTAAATCAGTTTACACAGCCACAGGCAGTAGTATTGCTGGTTGGTCCTGAAGGCGGATTAAGCCAGGCTGAAGAAGAGCTGGCAATTAATCATGGCTTTAATGCAATCAGCACAGGACCCAGAGTATTACGGACAGAAACAGCATCTTTGGCAGCTATTGCGGCAATGCAGTTGCTATGGGGAGACTTTCGCGGGTAA
- a CDS encoding MFS transporter, producing MTKVVDSSKPIYSIYITCCLGLFLSTLDTGIINLALNTFSIDFGVSLEYIGLSVTLYLLFLIIFLVPGGWLGDFWGQKIALIAGFVLFGLTSLIAGFSESANQLIIARCGQGVGAALLQANCLGLAGLQSSKQKIRLNSFIMLAISLGPILGPSFGGVILKLWGWQFLFLINVPLCIVGCFFSLKITKAVNTLKRETFDLKGMILFFMMLVACVSLIYSDNLNLLLIEKNFIGISTLIIFFIFLRIESKCTNPFFPVKLLFISSIRYVSIGSLIFGLTAGIIFSASPLLFIREAGYPIDYIGLICTAAPIGVILSVFCRKVINSSCNKIILIYALPLMLFAFALLFFVSFNISIFNYVIAALCYGLGGGLFQGSLIQIAMDQKKDKQSTIGGLLRLFQNGGIIIGSACSLMLLEAKISPLVNISTYQKLWGITFSVLSIMFVYSYVSLFRIKK from the coding sequence ATGACTAAAGTAGTAGATAGTTCTAAACCAATATATTCTATTTATATTACATGTTGTTTAGGATTGTTCTTATCAACACTGGATACCGGTATTATAAACTTAGCACTGAATACGTTTTCCATCGACTTTGGTGTTTCTTTGGAATATATCGGATTATCTGTTACTTTATATTTATTATTTTTAATTATTTTTCTTGTTCCTGGCGGTTGGCTTGGTGACTTTTGGGGGCAAAAAATAGCGTTAATAGCAGGTTTCGTGCTTTTTGGTCTAACCTCATTGATAGCTGGTTTTTCTGAGTCTGCAAATCAGCTTATTATAGCAAGATGTGGACAAGGAGTTGGTGCCGCGCTATTGCAGGCAAATTGCTTGGGGCTGGCTGGTTTACAATCAAGTAAACAGAAAATAAGGTTAAATTCTTTCATAATGTTGGCGATAAGTTTAGGACCAATTTTAGGACCTTCTTTCGGCGGTGTTATTTTAAAATTATGGGGATGGCAATTTTTGTTTCTAATTAATGTTCCATTGTGTATTGTGGGATGTTTTTTTAGTTTGAAAATAACTAAAGCAGTAAACACACTAAAAAGAGAGACTTTTGATTTAAAAGGAATGATACTTTTTTTTATGATGTTAGTGGCTTGTGTTTCTCTTATTTATTCTGATAATTTAAATCTGTTATTGATTGAAAAAAATTTTATTGGTATTTCTACTTTAATCATTTTTTTTATTTTTTTGAGGATAGAGTCAAAATGCACCAATCCTTTTTTTCCTGTCAAATTATTATTCATCTCGTCAATTAGATACGTTTCAATTGGCAGTTTGATATTTGGGTTGACAGCGGGCATCATTTTTTCAGCGTCACCTCTCTTGTTTATCAGAGAAGCTGGTTATCCAATCGATTATATAGGATTAATCTGTACTGCCGCACCCATTGGCGTTATTTTAAGTGTGTTTTGCAGAAAAGTAATAAATTCAAGTTGTAATAAAATTATACTAATTTATGCTTTACCGCTTATGCTATTTGCTTTTGCCTTGCTTTTCTTTGTGAGTTTTAATATTTCAATTTTTAATTATGTTATAGCTGCTTTGTGCTATGGTTTAGGTGGCGGACTGTTTCAAGGTTCATTAATTCAGATAGCGATGGATCAAAAAAAAGATAAACAATCAACGATTGGAGGCTTATTAAGGCTTTTTCAAAATGGAGGAATTATTATTGGGTCAGCATGTTCTTTAATGTTATTAGAAGCAAAGATTTCGCCTTTAGTGAATATTTCTACCTATCAAAAATTATGGGGTATTACTTTTAGTGTACTCTCTATTATGTTTGTTTATTCATATGTCTCTTTATTTAGAATAAAAAAATAA
- a CDS encoding MFS transporter produces MNTEPNRIPHPRWLLFALAVGGFAIGTTEFATMSVLPYIASGLNISEPIAGHLISIYALGVVLGAPVIAIFGARFSRRSLLLVLMAFFSLTHLGTMLAPDYRSMMLFRFLSGLPHGAYFGVGALVAAAMVPPDKRTQAVGLMMIGLTIATTIGVPLSSWLAQAVGWRVVFLIVAILAALTVILVALFLPANCMQGGGSNALRELSALTNRQIWLTLAIGAIGFGGMFGIYAYMASTLEDITGMSPKNVPLVMCLYGVGMTLGNIIVPRLAGRHVMGGLACLLAWSAAMLALYPFAVHHPYWICIQVVLIGMSGAVGTLLQIRLMDVAKEAQTLAAALNHSAFNAANALGPYLGGLTIAAGWGWTSTAWVGVALAIIGLIVWWFTVKDEQRTAAANLQ; encoded by the coding sequence ATGAACACAGAACCTAATCGCATTCCTCATCCCCGCTGGCTTTTATTTGCTCTTGCTGTTGGCGGTTTTGCAATCGGCACTACAGAATTTGCCACCATGAGTGTTTTGCCCTATATCGCCAGTGGTTTAAATATAAGCGAACCTATAGCAGGGCATCTAATCAGCATTTATGCACTGGGTGTTGTCCTAGGCGCTCCGGTTATTGCCATATTTGGTGCACGCTTTAGCAGGCGCAGCCTGTTACTGGTGCTTATGGCATTTTTCTCTCTGACACATCTCGGCACGATGCTGGCTCCAGATTACCGCAGTATGATGTTATTTCGCTTTTTAAGTGGCTTGCCGCATGGTGCCTATTTTGGTGTTGGTGCACTGGTTGCTGCAGCTATGGTGCCTCCAGATAAGAGAACTCAGGCTGTAGGATTAATGATGATCGGTTTAACCATTGCTACCACCATCGGCGTACCTTTGAGTAGCTGGTTGGCTCAAGCAGTAGGCTGGCGGGTTGTTTTTCTTATCGTTGCCATACTGGCTGCTTTAACAGTGATACTGGTAGCTCTTTTTTTACCGGCAAATTGTATGCAAGGAGGCGGTAGCAATGCGCTGCGTGAACTTAGTGCACTGACCAACCGGCAAATATGGTTGACACTGGCTATAGGAGCCATTGGTTTTGGCGGCATGTTTGGCATATATGCTTACATGGCTTCAACACTTGAAGATATTACCGGTATGTCACCTAAAAACGTACCACTGGTGATGTGTCTTTACGGTGTAGGCATGACTCTTGGCAATATTATCGTGCCACGCCTGGCCGGTCGCCATGTGATGGGTGGATTAGCATGCTTACTGGCCTGGTCTGCTGCTATGCTGGCCTTATATCCTTTTGCAGTGCATCATCCTTACTGGATATGTATTCAGGTTGTACTAATCGGTATGAGCGGTGCTGTAGGTACATTATTACAAATCCGTTTAATGGATGTAGCTAAAGAAGCTCAGACACTGGCTGCAGCACTCAACCATAGTGCTTTTAATGCTGCCAATGCCTTAGGACCCTATTTAGGCGGTTTAACCATTGCCGCCGGTTGGGGATGGACAAGTACAGCATGGGTTGGCGTTGCTCTTGCTATCATCGGTTTAATCGTATGGTGGTTTACAGTAAAAGATGAACAGCGCACTGCTGCCGCAAATCTGCAATAA
- a CDS encoding MFS transporter: protein MVAGAHLCNDLIQSMLTATYPLLEEKYQLSFAQVGCISLVYQLTASILQPAIGYYTDKHPKPYLLPLGMVSTTFGLCMLGFASQFYLLLLAAAFLGVGSSTFHPEASRVARNASAGRFGLAQSAFQVGGNLGSSLGPLLVSLIVLRYNRQSNILWFIVIGVIAILLLCRISAWSARHLAANKHKAAANCTLPYDKSKTVLALFILAVLIFSKFFYMASMSNYYSFYLIEKFALTKQSAVLFLFLFLACVAIGTFVGGPVGDRIGRKYVIWFSILGAAPFTLALPYANLWGTALLSCLIGLIISSAFSAIVVYAQELIPGRVGMIAGLFFGFMFGMSGIAAAVLGYVADKTSLQLIFKFCSFLPLLGILTILLPDVERYKR from the coding sequence ATGGTAGCAGGCGCACATCTGTGTAATGACCTGATTCAGTCGATGCTGACAGCTACTTATCCCTTACTGGAAGAAAAATATCAGTTAAGTTTCGCTCAGGTGGGTTGTATTAGTCTGGTATATCAGCTTACAGCTTCAATTTTACAGCCTGCAATCGGTTATTACACAGATAAGCATCCGAAACCTTATTTATTACCCCTAGGTATGGTTTCAACGACGTTTGGCTTGTGCATGCTGGGTTTTGCTAGTCAGTTTTATTTATTATTACTGGCAGCCGCATTTCTGGGAGTAGGATCATCTACTTTCCATCCTGAGGCATCCCGTGTTGCACGTAATGCTTCTGCTGGTCGGTTTGGCTTAGCTCAGTCGGCATTTCAGGTAGGCGGTAATCTGGGTTCATCACTTGGGCCGCTACTGGTGAGTTTGATTGTGCTGAGATATAACCGGCAAAGTAATATTCTGTGGTTTATCGTTATTGGTGTAATTGCTATTTTGCTTTTGTGCCGCATCAGTGCATGGAGTGCTCGTCATCTGGCTGCAAATAAACACAAGGCAGCAGCAAATTGTACTTTACCTTATGATAAAAGTAAGACCGTTCTGGCCTTATTTATTCTTGCCGTACTGATTTTTTCTAAATTTTTTTATATGGCCAGTATGAGCAATTATTATAGTTTTTATCTGATTGAAAAATTTGCTTTAACTAAACAATCTGCAGTGTTATTTCTTTTTTTATTTCTGGCCTGTGTGGCAATTGGTACGTTTGTCGGAGGTCCGGTAGGTGACCGTATTGGTCGGAAATATGTTATTTGGTTCTCTATTTTAGGTGCTGCACCTTTTACCCTGGCCTTACCTTATGCAAATCTCTGGGGTACGGCGCTGTTAAGCTGTTTGATTGGTTTAATTATATCTTCTGCTTTTTCGGCAATTGTGGTTTATGCTCAGGAGTTGATTCCCGGACGCGTCGGGATGATTGCCGGTCTGTTTTTTGGTTTTATGTTTGGGATGAGTGGAATTGCAGCGGCAGTTTTAGGATATGTGGCCGATAAAACCAGCTTACAACTTATTTTTAAATTTTGTTCTTTTTTGCCATTACTTGGAATACTGACAATTTTGTTACCGGATGTGGAGCGGTATAAACGCTAA